The region GTAATTTCGTCTTCCCAGGTTTTGGTTCCGTCCACCTCGGAAGCATTTGCCGCCGATGAAGTTGTGGTATTTCCAAATCCGGAAGAAAATTGTAATCGGATGGAAGAAACCGCCCCTCCTTCTGTGAGGTGGAGGAATGGCGAATCTATGTCACTTTGAAGGTTATAGGTGACGAGAGCCAAAAGTAACAAGAAATGCGATCCAAAAGCAATGAACAGTGCCTTGTATTTCGAACCTTCAAAGAGGATGTGCATTCCAAGTTCATGAAAAACTTTATTGGAGAGAATGCAATCTCCATTTTCATTGTCCGTATATGCCTTCAAGTTGGGGAAAAATTTTCAGAGTGTCTACCTATGGTGAATCCCACGGAACTTCCGTCGGTGTGGTTGTGGATGGAGTCCCAGCTGGTTTGCCTTTTCCAGAAGAAGAAATCCAAAAAGATTTAACGCGCCGTAGACCAGGCCAAAATGATCTCACCACTCCAAGAGATGAAAAGGATCGGATGGTTGTGGAATCGGGTGTGTTCCAAGGAAAAACAACGGGAAGCCCGATCCTTATGAAAGTGAACAACCAAAACACCATTGGAAGTGACTACGATGAAATGGCCCATGTCTTCCGGCCTTCTCATGCCGATTATACTTATTCAGAAAAATACGGTCACCGTGCGCATGTAGGTGGTGGTCGGTCTTCCGTTCGAGAAACGATCGGTAGGGTTGCCGCTGCAGGTCTTGCCCGTGTGATCTTAGAACGCGAGTTAGGAATCTCAACCGTTGGTTGGGTAGATTCGATTGGTCCAATTGATTCTAATATTGGTGAATCTGAATTTCCTATCACAAGAGATATTGTAGATAATTTTCCAACGAGATGTCCTAAACAATCTGTGAACGATGAAATGGAAGTTCTCATTCGTAAACTTAGAGATGAAGGAGATTCTGTGGGTGGGGTTGTAAAAATTGTCGTTCGCAATTTACCTCCTGGCCTCGGTGATCCCGTCTATGACAAGTTAGATGCCGATTTGGCAAAAGCAATTTTATCAATTTCTGCTTGTAAGGGATTTGAAGTGGGTTCGGGATTTTCTGGTACTCGCCAAACAGGAAGAGTTCACAACGATGAATTTTATATTGAAGCAGGGACAGGAAAAGTAAAAACAAGAACTAATAATTCTGGTGGAATCCAAGGTGGAATTTCCAACGGAATGGATTTGATCCTTCGCGCGGCTTTTAAACCTACTTCTACAATCAAACTAGAACAAAAAACCATTAACGATAAAAAAGAAGAAACCATTTTAAAAGCGAAAGGTCGTCATGATGCTTGCGTTTTGCCAAGAGCCGTTCCCATTGTGGAAGCTGTGGTAAATCTTGTGCTTGTGGATGCTTATCTTTATCAAAGAGCCTTACAACCAAAATGGTTTATGAAATATGCGAATTTAGATTCGATTCCAGAGCAATAAAGGTAATGTAATCAAATGAACCGTCCAAAAGTTTATAAAGTTCTTTTACTCGAAGATGATGAAAGTAGTGCTAAACTATTGTTACATACTTTGGAAAGATATAACTTTGATGTCACTCATGTTGCGGATGGGATGTCAGGCCTTACCAAAATCAGAAACAATAGTTATGATTTGGTGATCAGTGATGTCAATATGCCTTATCTCGATGGAATCAGTTTTTTAGAGAAAGGGAAAGAGATGTTGAAGATGACTCCTGTCATCATGTTGACCGCAGTGGGTGAAAAAGACCAAGTCAAGAGAGCTGCTCTCAGTCACGTGACAGCTTATCTTTTGAAGCCGATTGCCAACCAAGCTCTTCTTGAAAAAATCGCATTAGTTTTGCAGTTAAAACCAGAGAACATCATTGATAAAAAAGAATTTCCTTTGGTGATCAATGTCTCTGAACTTTCCATTTCACAAATGCTTTTGGAGATTAAGGGTTGTCCGGGTAAAAAATCTTTAGATGAGATTTACGATCGATTTATGTTATCTCTGGGGGGACGAGGTAGTTTTACCAATTTGAGAATCAATCTCGATAACACCTTCTTTTATGAAGTCAGATCCTTACAAATCTTGGACGATCTCATTGCAAAAATACTCAAACAGACCAATATCCGAGCAAGTTCCTTGTTTTTAGATTCGGAGTTCTTCAATAACAATGTAGTGGATTTGCAACCGTACTCTTATCTTACCGAAGTAAATATAATTTCAAAATGAAGGTTTGACAAAATCGAAAGACCTAGGTCTAATCAAACCTAGGGGGCCTGTTCTTTGGTTAAGATAAAGATAGACGGACTCGAATACGAAGTCGACGAAAAGAAAAACCTCATCGATGCCACAAAAGAAGTCGGAGTCGAAATCCCTTACTTTTGTTACCACCCAGCACTCAGTATCGTCGGTATGTGCCGCATGTGCCTTATCGAAATAGAAGGTGTTCCACGTTTACAAGCTGCTTGTAATACTCCTGTAAAAGAAGGAATGGGTATTGTTACTAAATCAGACCGAGTGAAAGAAGCTCGCGCTGGTACTATGGAATTCCTTCTCGCAAATCACCCGTTAGATTGCCCTGTTTGTGATAAAGCTGGTGAATGTCGTTTGCAAGACAACGCATTTGGTTCCGGTTCTGGACATTCCAGATTTGAATTTGATAAACGAAATATTCCTCAAGAAGAGATTGGAACCAATCTCATCATCAATCATAATCGTTGTATTGTTTGTTATCGTTGTGTTCGTTTTGAAGAAGAGAAGGTGGGGGAATCCAATCTTGGTCTTTTTGAACGTGGTAACCATTCCATCATTGGGCTTGCGAAATCAGAACCAATCGATCACAACTACCAAGGTGCTTTGGCAGATATTTGTCCCGTTGGTGCTCTATTAAATAATAAGACGTTATTTAAATCGCGTGTTTGGTGGTATAAATCTCAGAAATCTGTATGCCACGGCTGTTCCACAGGTTGTAATGTAACAACGAATGTACGAGACAATAAAATGTATCGTTACATGATCCGAGAAAATTATGACCAAGGTATGTTCTTCCTTTGTGATAAAGGTCGATTTGATTTGGATTGGATGAATCAAAATCGTCTCCATAGTTATTTGGAAGCTGGCAATCCTTCGACTTCAAAAGAAGTAGTTTCTAAAATTGTAGATCGAATGAAATCTGCTAAGTCCATTGCCGTTCTTGGTGGTGCTCATGAATCCAATGAATCTTTGGAAGCCTTAAAAAAAGGTTTTGATTTAGTTTCGCGCGAGTTAGGTGGTAAATCCATCCAATGGGAATCGAGAGTGACTGATGCACAAAACAAAGAAACCGAACAAGTGGATTTTTTACTCACAAAGGATAATCATCCT is a window of Leptospira kanakyensis DNA encoding:
- a CDS encoding LIC_10042 family TonB-like protein, with the translated sequence MHILFEGSKYKALFIAFGSHFLLLLALVTYNLQSDIDSPFLHLTEGGAVSSIRLQFSSGFGNTTTSSAANASEVDGTKTWEDEITEFQNCLSYPALALEQKLEDVCAYKLTIKEDGSLEKIAVVTPCRYEVFDLQVRRQLADWQFQYSKGKEFVLPIRFRLDVRD
- the aroC gene encoding chorismate synthase, producing the protein MPSSWGKIFRVSTYGESHGTSVGVVVDGVPAGLPFPEEEIQKDLTRRRPGQNDLTTPRDEKDRMVVESGVFQGKTTGSPILMKVNNQNTIGSDYDEMAHVFRPSHADYTYSEKYGHRAHVGGGRSSVRETIGRVAAAGLARVILERELGISTVGWVDSIGPIDSNIGESEFPITRDIVDNFPTRCPKQSVNDEMEVLIRKLRDEGDSVGGVVKIVVRNLPPGLGDPVYDKLDADLAKAILSISACKGFEVGSGFSGTRQTGRVHNDEFYIEAGTGKVKTRTNNSGGIQGGISNGMDLILRAAFKPTSTIKLEQKTINDKKEETILKAKGRHDACVLPRAVPIVEAVVNLVLVDAYLYQRALQPKWFMKYANLDSIPEQ
- a CDS encoding response regulator, with product MNRPKVYKVLLLEDDESSAKLLLHTLERYNFDVTHVADGMSGLTKIRNNSYDLVISDVNMPYLDGISFLEKGKEMLKMTPVIMLTAVGEKDQVKRAALSHVTAYLLKPIANQALLEKIALVLQLKPENIIDKKEFPLVINVSELSISQMLLEIKGCPGKKSLDEIYDRFMLSLGGRGSFTNLRINLDNTFFYEVRSLQILDDLIAKILKQTNIRASSLFLDSEFFNNNVVDLQPYSYLTEVNIISK
- a CDS encoding 2Fe-2S iron-sulfur cluster-binding protein, with the translated sequence MVKIKIDGLEYEVDEKKNLIDATKEVGVEIPYFCYHPALSIVGMCRMCLIEIEGVPRLQAACNTPVKEGMGIVTKSDRVKEARAGTMEFLLANHPLDCPVCDKAGECRLQDNAFGSGSGHSRFEFDKRNIPQEEIGTNLIINHNRCIVCYRCVRFEEEKVGESNLGLFERGNHSIIGLAKSEPIDHNYQGALADICPVGALLNNKTLFKSRVWWYKSQKSVCHGCSTGCNVTTNVRDNKMYRYMIRENYDQGMFFLCDKGRFDLDWMNQNRLHSYLEAGNPSTSKEVVSKIVDRMKSAKSIAVLGGAHESNESLEALKKGFDLVSRELGGKSIQWESRVTDAQNKETEQVDFLLTKDNHPNTKGALDLGITTPSGISGIISAVKSGSIDLVIVLKESIPEGIDPSKVIVFDTNLTDAAKNASLAAPIQIFAESAGSFTNKNGLKQNFEQSLNPIKGLSSAAGVVDLILQKLTEKVEASVGNR